One genomic segment of Pongo pygmaeus isolate AG05252 chromosome 19, NHGRI_mPonPyg2-v2.0_pri, whole genome shotgun sequence includes these proteins:
- the UTP18 gene encoding U3 small nucleolar RNA-associated protein 18 homolog isoform X1 encodes MRSEIPRERLRFSSNLTMPPERRRRMKLDRRTGAKPKRKPGMRPDWKAGAGPGGPPQKPAPSSQRKPSARPSAAAAANAVAAAEEERRLRQRNRLTLEEDKPAVERCLEEMVFGDVENDEDALLRRLRGPRVQGHEDSGGSEVENEAKGSFPPQKKPVWVDEEDEDEEMVDMMNNRFRKDMMKNASESKLSKDNLKKRLKEEFQHAMGGVPAWAETTKRKTSSDDESEEDEDDLLQRTGNFISTSTSLPRGILKMKNCQHANAERPTVARISSVQFHPGAQIVMVAGLDNAVSLFQVDGKTNPKIQSIYLERFPIFKACFSANGEEVLATSTHSKVLYVYDMLAGKLIPVHQVRGLKEKIVRSFEVSPDGSFLLINGIAGYLHLLAVKTKELIGSMKINGRVAASTFSSDSKKVYTSSGDGEVYVWDVNSRKCLNRFVDEGSLYGLSIATSRNGQYVACGSNCGVVNIYNQDSCIQETNPKPIKAIMNLVTGVTSLTFNPTTEILAIASEKMKEAVRLVHLPSCTVFSNFPVIKNKNISHVHTMDFSPRSGYFALGNEKGKALMYRLHHYSDF; translated from the exons ATGCGCAGCGAGATTCCACGTGAGCGCCTGCGTTTTTCCTCAAACCTAACGATGCCGCCGGAACGGAGGAGACGAATGAAACTGGACCGGAGAACCGGAGCGAAGCCGAAGCGGAAGCCCGGAATGAGGCCGGACTGGAAAGCCGGAGCGGGGCCAGGCGGGCCTCCCCAAAAGCCTGCCCCTTCATCCCAGCGGAAACCGTCGGCCCGGCCGAGCGCGGCGGCCGCTGCGAATGCAGTcgcggcggcggaggaggagaGACGGCTCCGGCAGCGGAACCGCCTGACGCTGGAGGAGGACAAACCGGCCGTGGAGCGGTGCTTGGAGGAGATGGTCTTCGGCGACGTCGAGAACGACGAGGACGCATTGCTGCGGCGTCTGCGGGGCCCGAGG GTTCAAGGACATGAAGACTCGGGTGGCTCAGAAGTGGAGAATGAAGCAAAAGGCAGTTTTCCACCTCAAAAGAAGCCAGTTTGGGTGgatgaagaagatgaagatgaggaaat GGTTGACATGATGAACAATCGGTTTCGGAAAGATATGATGAAAAATGCTAGTGAAAGTAAACTTTCGAAAGACAACCTTAAAAAGAGACTTAAAGAAGA ATTCCAACATGCCATGGGAGGAGTACCTGCCTGGGCAGAGACTACTAAGCGGAAAACATCTTCAGATG ATGAAAGTGAAGAGGATGAAGATGATTTGTTGCAAAGGACTGGGAATTTCATATCCACATCAACTTCTCTTCCAAGAGGAATCTTGAAG ATGAAGAACTGCCAGCATGCGAATGCTGAACGTCCTACTGTTGCTCGGATCTCATCTGTGCAGTTCCATCCCGGTGCACAGATTGTGATGGTTGCTGGATTAGATAATGCTGTATCACTATTTCAG GTTGATGGGAAAACAAATCCTAAAATCCAGAGCATCTATTTGGAAAGGTTTCCAATCTTTAAGGCTTGTTTTAGTGCTAATGGGGAAGAAGTTTTAGCCACGAGTACCCACAGCAAGGTTCTTTATGTCTATGACATGCTAGCTGGAAAGTTAATTCCTGTGCATCAAGTGAGAG GTTTGAAAGAGAAGATAGTGAGGAGCTTTGAAGTCTCCCCAGATGGGTCCTTCTTGCTCATAAATGGCATTGCTGGATATTTGCATTTGCTAGCAGTGAAG acCAAAGAACTAATTGGAAGCATGAAAATTAATGGAAGGGTTGCAGCATCCACGTTCTCTTCAGATAGTAAGAAAGTATACACCTCTTCGG GGGATGGAGAAGTTTATGTTTGGGATGTGAACTCAAGGAAGTGCCTTAACAGATTTGTGGATGAAGGCAGTTTATATGGATTGAGCATTGCCACATCTAGGAATGGACAGTATGTTGCTTGTGG TTCTAATTGTGGAgtggtaaatatatacaatcaAGATTCTTGTATCCAAGaaacaaacccaaagccaataaAAGCTATAATGAACTTGGTTACAGGTGTTACTTCTCTGACCTTCAATCCTACTACAGAAATCTTGGCAATTGcttcagaaaaaatgaaagaagcagTCAGATTG
- the UTP18 gene encoding U3 small nucleolar RNA-associated protein 18 homolog isoform X2: MRSEIPRERLRFSSNLTMPPERRRRMKLDRRTGAKPKRKPGMRPDWKAGAGPGGPPQKPAPSSQRKPSARPSAAAAANAVAAAEEERRLRQRNRLTLEEDKPAVERCLEEMVFGDVENDEDALLRRLRGPRVQGHEDSGGSEVENEAKGSFPPQKKPVWVDEEDEDEEMVDMMNNRFRKDMMKNASESKLSKDNLKKRLKEEFQHAMGGVPAWAETTKRKTSSDDESEEDEDDLLQRTGNFISTSTSLPRGILKMKNCQHANAERPTVARISSVQFHPGAQIVMVAGLDNAVSLFQVDGKTNPKIQSIYLERFPIFKACFSANGEEVLATSTHSKVLYVYDMLAGKLIPVHQVRGLKEKIVRSFEVSPDGSFLLINGIAGYLHLLAVKTKELIGSMKINGRVAASTFSSDSKKVYTSSGDGEVYVWDVNSRKCLNRFVDEGSLYGLSIATSRNGQYVACGPRYVMFPFLCPL; the protein is encoded by the exons ATGCGCAGCGAGATTCCACGTGAGCGCCTGCGTTTTTCCTCAAACCTAACGATGCCGCCGGAACGGAGGAGACGAATGAAACTGGACCGGAGAACCGGAGCGAAGCCGAAGCGGAAGCCCGGAATGAGGCCGGACTGGAAAGCCGGAGCGGGGCCAGGCGGGCCTCCCCAAAAGCCTGCCCCTTCATCCCAGCGGAAACCGTCGGCCCGGCCGAGCGCGGCGGCCGCTGCGAATGCAGTcgcggcggcggaggaggagaGACGGCTCCGGCAGCGGAACCGCCTGACGCTGGAGGAGGACAAACCGGCCGTGGAGCGGTGCTTGGAGGAGATGGTCTTCGGCGACGTCGAGAACGACGAGGACGCATTGCTGCGGCGTCTGCGGGGCCCGAGG GTTCAAGGACATGAAGACTCGGGTGGCTCAGAAGTGGAGAATGAAGCAAAAGGCAGTTTTCCACCTCAAAAGAAGCCAGTTTGGGTGgatgaagaagatgaagatgaggaaat GGTTGACATGATGAACAATCGGTTTCGGAAAGATATGATGAAAAATGCTAGTGAAAGTAAACTTTCGAAAGACAACCTTAAAAAGAGACTTAAAGAAGA ATTCCAACATGCCATGGGAGGAGTACCTGCCTGGGCAGAGACTACTAAGCGGAAAACATCTTCAGATG ATGAAAGTGAAGAGGATGAAGATGATTTGTTGCAAAGGACTGGGAATTTCATATCCACATCAACTTCTCTTCCAAGAGGAATCTTGAAG ATGAAGAACTGCCAGCATGCGAATGCTGAACGTCCTACTGTTGCTCGGATCTCATCTGTGCAGTTCCATCCCGGTGCACAGATTGTGATGGTTGCTGGATTAGATAATGCTGTATCACTATTTCAG GTTGATGGGAAAACAAATCCTAAAATCCAGAGCATCTATTTGGAAAGGTTTCCAATCTTTAAGGCTTGTTTTAGTGCTAATGGGGAAGAAGTTTTAGCCACGAGTACCCACAGCAAGGTTCTTTATGTCTATGACATGCTAGCTGGAAAGTTAATTCCTGTGCATCAAGTGAGAG GTTTGAAAGAGAAGATAGTGAGGAGCTTTGAAGTCTCCCCAGATGGGTCCTTCTTGCTCATAAATGGCATTGCTGGATATTTGCATTTGCTAGCAGTGAAG acCAAAGAACTAATTGGAAGCATGAAAATTAATGGAAGGGTTGCAGCATCCACGTTCTCTTCAGATAGTAAGAAAGTATACACCTCTTCGG GGGATGGAGAAGTTTATGTTTGGGATGTGAACTCAAGGAAGTGCCTTAACAGATTTGTGGATGAAGGCAGTTTATATGGATTGAGCATTGCCACATCTAGGAATGGACAGTATGTTGCTTGTGG gccccggtatgtgatgttccccttcctgtgtccattgtAA